In the Diorhabda carinulata isolate Delta chromosome 9, icDioCari1.1, whole genome shotgun sequence genome, one interval contains:
- the LOC130898318 gene encoding jerky protein homolog-like, with protein sequence MASKRKRVVLSLADKLKIIEQLDKGVTGKKLSEIYGVGQATICDIKNSKSTLLNFVSVLENEDESSSRKTMKTATNKNLEDAVFKWFLQQRSMGNPISGPILCEKAKILAEKLGYSSFKASNGWLRNFKFRHGVRELDLAGEKLSADSAAAENFIEKFKTAAESYDPAFVYNADETGLVWKALPKTTLASKRESSAPGHKVSKERVTVLNCANSTGNHKLPLLLIGKSKNPRAFKNVKKLPLFYKSQPKAWMTAALFTEWDDEVFIPEVKKHQKSVGKEGSKVLLIVDNAPTHPTAELLEKENGQFKTTFLPPNVTSLLQPMDQSVIETMKRHYRRQLLRKLLIEGAEDEELVLANHSKINLKDCCYMVAEAWSLVTAVTLRRAWNKLKGLPSEKNKKKNLKKMRNKKMERMKMMKMRCH encoded by the coding sequence GGACAAACTGAAAATTATAGAGCAACTCGATAAAGGTGTAACGGGTAAGAAGTTGTCTGAGATTTATGGTGTTGGACAAGCAACAATTTGTGACATTAAAAACAGTAAGTCAACACTTTTAAACTTTGTTTCGGTGCttgaaaatgaagatgaaaGTTCCTCCAGGAAAACAATGAAGACAGCAACCAACAAAAATTTGGAAGATGCCGTGTTTAAATGGTTTTTGCAGCAACGTTCTATGGGAAATCCTATTTCAGGTCCAATCCTTTGTGAAAAAGCCAAAATCTTAGCAGAAAAGCTTGGTTATTCATCTTTTAAGGCTAGTAACGGCTGGCTAAGGAACTTTAAATTCAGGCATGGTGTACGCGAGTTAGATTTGGCTGGTGAGAAGCTTTCAGCAGACTCTGCAGCTgctgaaaattttattgaaaaatttaaaactgcAGCAGAATCCTATGATCCGGCGTTTGTTTATAATGCTGATGAAACTGGCCTTGTTTGGAAAGCATTACCAAAAACCACTTTGGCTTCTAAAAGGGAATCTAGTGCCCCTGGACATAAGGTCAGTAAAGAACGTGTTACAGTGCTTAACTGTGCCAACTCCACTGGAAATCATAAACTACCACTTCTTTTGAtaggaaaatcaaaaaatccaAGAGCAtttaaaaacgtaaaaaaactTCCACTCTTCTACAAAAGTCAACCCAAGGCCTGGATGACTGCAGCTTTGTTTACCGAATGGGATGATGAAGTGTTTATTCCTGAAGTGAAAAAGCACCAAAAATCGGTGGGAAAAGAAGGCAGTAAGGTGcttttaattgttgataacgCACCCACTCATCCTACAGCAGAACTGTTGGAAAAAGAGAATGGGCAGTTTAAAACGACGTTTTTGCCCCCCAATGTTACAAGTTTGCTGCAACCCATGGACCAGTCTGTTATTGAAACAATGAAGCGCCATTACAGAAGGCAACTGCTGAGAAAACTGCTGATCGAAGGTGCTGAAGATGAAGAATTAGTTTTGGCAAATCAtagcaaaataaatttaaaggaCTGCTGTTACATGGTAGCGGAAGCTTGGAGTTTGGTTACGGCAGTGACGCTAAGACGTGCGTGGAATAAACTGAAAGGCCTACCGTCTgagaagaacaaaaaaaagaatCTGAAGAAAATGAGAAACAAGAAAATGGAGAGGATGAAGATGATGAAGATGCGTTGCCACTag